TGCGTGTGGTCACGCGGAATCGCACCGGCACCCGGGTGATTCCGATCGCGGACCTGCGCAACCACATCGGCAAGGATCTCGCCGCCGACATCGGCGCCCTGCTGAACAGCGACGCCACCTTCTGTGACAGACCGCTGCAGGCCGGCGACATCGCGGTGATCGTCGAGACCCACAAGGATGCCCGGGCCTGCCACACCGCACTGCTCGACGCCGGCATCCCCGCCGTCTACACCGGTGATTCGGACGTGTTCAATTCCGAGGCGGCCGAGGACTGGCTGTATCTGTTGGAAGCCTTCGATCAGCCGTACCGCCCAGGCCTGGTGCGGGCCGCGGCGGCCACGGTGTTTTTCGGGGAGACGGCGGAAACCCTTGCCGCGGGCGGTGATGCGTTGACCGATCGTATCGCCGATACGCTGCGCACCTGGGCTGGGCACGCCCGTGAGCGTGGTGTGGCAGCGATTTTCGAGGCCGCGCAGCTGGCCGGGATGGGCAAGCGCGTGTTGTCCTGGCAGGGCGGGGAACGGTTGATGACCGACCTGGCCCACATGACCCAGTTGCTCGGCGACACCGCACACCGGGAGGGGTTCGGGCTGGCCGCCCTGCGGGACTGGCTGCGCACTCAGCGCAGTGAGGGTGGCGGCGCGTCAGAGCGCAACCGTCGTCTGGACAGCGACGCGGCTGCGGTGCAGATCATGACGGTGTGGGTGAGCAAGGGGCTGCAGTTCCCGATCGTGTATCTGCCGTTCGCGTTCAATCGGTATGTGCCGGAACCGGATCTGGTCCTGTTCCACGACGAGGGGGTGCGCTGCCTGCAGATCGGCGGACCGGACCCGGCGGTGACGCGGGCGGGCCGGGCCGAGGCGGCCGCCGACGACAGCCGCCTGACGTACGTGGCGGTGACTCGAGCCCAGTCGCAGGTGGTGGCGTGGTGGGCACCGTCCAACGACGAGCCGAACGGCGGCCTGTCGCGGCTGCTGCGGGGCCGGGCGCCCGGGCAGGCCGCGGTGCCCGATCGGTGCGCACCGGCCAGGGTCTCCGATGACGATGCGCTGGCGCGGCTGCGGGCGTGGGAGGCCGCGGGTGGCCCGGTGTTGGAGGAGTCGGTGATCGGTGCGGTCGAACCGATGCCCGGCCCGGTGTTGCCGGATGGCCTGGCGGCGCGGCATTTCCACCGTTCCATCGACACTGCATGGCGGCGTACCTCGTACTCGGGGCTGCTGCGGGCGGCCGAGGACGGCGAGAACTCCGGGGTCTCCAGTGAGCCGGAGGTCGTCGAGCTCGACGACGAGTCAGCCGATATCCCGGTCCTGGCCCCCGCGCAGGGTGCCGACGTGCCCTCCCCCATGGCCGCACTGCCGACGGGAGCCGCGTTCGGCTCGCTCGTGCACGCGGTGCTGGAGACCGCTGACCCACTGGCCGTCGATCTGACGGCCGAACTGCAGGCCGAGGTGCGCAGGCATGCGGCTCGCTGGCCGGTCGAGGTCGAGACCGACGAGCTGGCCGCCGCGCTGCTGCCGATGCACGACACCCCGCTGGGCCCGTTGGCGCCGGGGTTGACACTGCGCCAGATCGGGCTGGCAGACCGGCTGTGTGAGTTGGACTTCGAATTCCCGATGGCCGGCGGGGATCTGCGTGGCGGTGAGTTCGCTCGCTTGTCCGACGTGGGGACCCTGCTCGCCGAGCATCTGCCCGCTGACGATCCGCTGGCCGTCTATGCCGAGCGGCTGTCTTCCGGGCTGCTGGGTCGCCAGCCGCTACGCGGCTATCTGTCCGGTTCGGTGGATGTGGTGCTGCGGATCGGGCAGCGTTTCGTGATCGTCGACTACAAGACCAACTGGCTGGGCACCGGCGACGCGACGCTCACCGCGGCCGATTACGGACGGGCCAGGATGGTCGAGGCCATGCTGCACTCCGACTACCCGTTGCAGGCCTTGCTGTACAGCGTTGTGCTGCACAGGTTCCTGACCTGGCGACTGCCCGGCTACGACCCGGTGACCCATCTGGGCGGGGTGATGTACCTGTTCGTCCGCGGAATGTGCGGGGCACAGACACCCGTTGTCGACGGACATCCGGCCGGGGTGTTCAGCTGGGAGCCGCCCGCCGCATTGGTCATCGCGATGTCGGAGCTGCTGGACAAGGGGGCTCGGTGATGTTGGACGCGTTCGCCGAGATCCTGGAGCCCGCCGATGTCCAAGTGGCCCAACGGTTGAGCACCCTGTCCGGGACCACCGACGCATCGGTCACTCTGGCCCTGGCGTTGGCGGTGCGGGCCCTGCGCGGCGGTTCGGTGTGTGTAGATCTGCGGTCCGTGGCAGAGCAGACCCAGCTGCCCGAGCTGCCATGGCCCGCCGTCGATCAGTGGCTGGCGGCCGTGGCGGCCAGCCCATTGCTGGGCACTCCCCCGGTACTGCGACTATTCGGCGATCTGCTGTACCTCGACCGGTACTGGTTGGAGGAACAGCAGGTGTGCGACGACGTGCTGACGCTGGTCGCCACCAAACCGGGTGGCTCGATCCCGGACGTGACCCGGCTGTTCCCACCGGGTTTCGAAGAACAGCGGGCAGCTGCGAAGGTGGCGTTGTCGCAGGGCCTCACAGTGCTCACGGGCGGTCCGGGCACCGGCAAGACGACCACGGTGGCGCGCCTGTTGGCGCTGCTGGCCGAACAGGCCGCGCTGGCCGGTCACCCGCCACTGCGTATCGCGCTTGCCGCACCCACCGGCAAGGCCGCCGCCCGCCTGCAGGAGGCGGTGCAGCTGGAGGTGGACCGGCTCGACGCGGTGGACCGTGACCGGATCTCCGGCCTGCAGGCCACCACGTTGCACCGGCTTCTGGGGTCACGCCCGGACACGTCGTCCCGGTTCCGGCATCATCGGGGGAATCGTCTGCCGCACGACGTGATCGTCGTCGACGAGACGTCGATGGTGTCGCTGACCATGATGGCCCGATTGTTGGAGGCGGTGCGGCCGCAAACCCGCCTGCTGCTCGTCGGCGATCCCGATCAGCTCGCCTCGGTGGAAGCCGGTGCCGTGTTGGCCGATCTGGTCGACGGGCTGGGATCACGTGGGGTCGCGGCGCTGCAAACCTCGCACCGGTTCGGCGAGTCGATCGGTGCGCTGGCCTCAGCAATCCGGGCCGGGGACGTCTCCGGTGCGGTCGAGGTACTGGCGGCCGGCGGTGAGCACGTCGAGTGGGTGTCCTCGCAGGCCGATGAGCGACTGCGGGAAGTGCTTGTGCCGCATGCTCTTGCGCTGCGCCAGGCGGCGGTCCTGGGGGATGCCGGTACGGCACTTGACATTCTCGACGAGCACCGGTTGTTGTGTGCGCATCGGAGCGGTCCGTTCGGTGTCGCGCAGTGGAACCGTCAAGTGCAGCGTTGGCTGGCCGAGGCGACCGGAGAACCGACCTGGGCAACGTGGTACGTCGGACGGCCCATTCTGGTGACCGCCAACGATTATGGGCTCAAGCTCTACAACGGCGATACCGGCGTCACCGTCGCTACCCCGGACGGGCTGCGTGCCGTGGTGGGTGGTTCGGGAACGTTCGCGACGGGCCGGCTCACCGAGGTGGAGACCATGCACGCCATGACGATCCACAAGTCTCAGGGCAGCCAGGCTGACGAGGTGACCGTGCTGCTACCACCCGAGGAATCGCGCTTGTTGACGCGTGAGTTGTTCTACACCGCGGTCACCCGGGCCAAGACGCGCGTTCGCGTCGTCGGGTCCGAAGCGGAGATCCGCGCAGCTATCGCCCGGCAGGCAGTCCGTGCGACCGGCCTGCGAAAGCGGCTGAAGCTCTAAACAGCGCGTCCGGCGAAAAATGCACCGGAGACGAGGCCGATCACGATTGCCAGGGTAGGTAAGCCCATCGCCACAGCCGTCACCACGCCGGCGACCGCGCCGATGCCAAGCACCAGCAGAAGTACGCCCACAAATGCACCGACCATTGCACGCCCTTTCCTATGACAGCGATCACAATGTACATCGTCCGTGCGCTGAATCACATACAGATGAGGCACTAATTCGGTTAACGATTTCGCGGCAAAATGTATAGCTGAGCTTGGTATATGTCTTGTTCAGCACATCTCAGCGAACTTCGAAGTGACGCTAGCCGGCGCCTGAGACGCTCAACGCCCAGAACACCAGCGCGTTGAGCGCCAGGAACGCCAGCAACGAGGCGGCGAAGGCAGGCCCCCACTTGTTCCTGGGTGCCGCGAACGGCAACACCAGGGCCCAGAAGAGACTCACCGGCACGGAGATGAGGACGCCGAAGACGATCCCGTAGCCGTGCGGGTCGGTGGCCGGATTCGTGTCGAAGGCCGAGCCCAACATCACGTAGACCACCAGCGCCCAGAACACCACGGCGCCGCCGCCGACGAGTCCCACGACGCAGCGGATGGCCAAGATGGCTTGGTAGTGCCGATCGGCCACCGAAGGTGCCGGGACGTACGCCTGCGGCAGGTACGCCTGGGGTCCGTACCGGTCGACCCACTCGTGGGGGTATTCCTCTGGCGGCGTTTCCTCCACAGCACCCCCCGGTTCGGCTTCCTCACCAGGATAGAACCGCCACCTCAGATCGGCTGACACCGATTTGGACCGTCAGACGGTCAGCAATACGGACTGTCCGGCCAACGGTTCGTACACCGCGAACTGGAACAGGGCATCGAGGAGCGGTTGCACCAGGCCGTCCCACGGCGTGGCTTGCACCGGGTCGGTCGAGGTGAACGGAAGCACCACTGCAGTGGCAGTGCCCGATGAGGTGGGAATCTCGATGCTCTCCTGCGGCGCACCGTGCACACCGCTGTCGGTGCCGTGATACATGTCGTTGATCCAGCCGGCCGAAATCGTCTTGACCGCATCGACATTCTGCGGCTGGGAGAATCCAGCGATGAGGTACTCGGCGAATTGCAGAATCGGGTTGGCGCCCTGCAGTCCGTCGATGTGACGCCCACCGACCAGCATTACGCCGTTGAACTCGCCGGGCCGTGCGGTCTGCAGCTCCTGGCCCACCGTCCCGTTGCGATTCCAGACGTATGGCTCGGACGAAATGAGTAGCACAGGACGGTAATTGGCGCCCGTGAGGTGTTCGAGCGCCTCGGGCATGTCGTTGTGGGTGTCGACCGCGTCGAGCAGGACCACCCCGGCCAGGTCATCGACGGCGCCGTTGTCGACCATGCGGCCGGCGGCACCGGTGACCAGCATGCCGCCCAGAGAATGGCCGACCAGGACGAATTTGGTGGGCAGGGTGACAGGGTGCCCCGCCGCTGCGCTGGCGCTCGCGGTCAGTTCGGGCCGGCCGTCGGCGAACAGGTCGGCCACGGACTGCTGCATCGGTTCACCGCCGATCCACTCGCCACGGGTGTCGAACAGGTTGGACGACAGGGTGGGGACGACGACGATGCTGTTTGTCTCCTCCGCCAGATACGCCGCGGTATAGCTGTACATGG
The window above is part of the Mycolicibacterium fortuitum subsp. fortuitum genome. Proteins encoded here:
- the recD gene encoding exodeoxyribonuclease V subunit alpha, translated to MLDAFAEILEPADVQVAQRLSTLSGTTDASVTLALALAVRALRGGSVCVDLRSVAEQTQLPELPWPAVDQWLAAVAASPLLGTPPVLRLFGDLLYLDRYWLEEQQVCDDVLTLVATKPGGSIPDVTRLFPPGFEEQRAAAKVALSQGLTVLTGGPGTGKTTTVARLLALLAEQAALAGHPPLRIALAAPTGKAAARLQEAVQLEVDRLDAVDRDRISGLQATTLHRLLGSRPDTSSRFRHHRGNRLPHDVIVVDETSMVSLTMMARLLEAVRPQTRLLLVGDPDQLASVEAGAVLADLVDGLGSRGVAALQTSHRFGESIGALASAIRAGDVSGAVEVLAAGGEHVEWVSSQADERLREVLVPHALALRQAAVLGDAGTALDILDEHRLLCAHRSGPFGVAQWNRQVQRWLAEATGEPTWATWYVGRPILVTANDYGLKLYNGDTGVTVATPDGLRAVVGGSGTFATGRLTEVETMHAMTIHKSQGSQADEVTVLLPPEESRLLTRELFYTAVTRAKTRVRVVGSEAEIRAAIARQAVRATGLRKRLKL
- the recB gene encoding exodeoxyribonuclease V subunit beta is translated as MNVFDLLGPLPQTNSTTVLEASAGTGKTFALAGLVTRLVAEGAATLDQMLLITFGRAASQELRERVRAQIVGALAALEDPSRADNDLLQYLIADDQLVRGQRLRDALAGFDAATIATTHQFCQIVLKSLGVAGDSDSGVTLVESLDELVCEIVDDLYLAHFGAQRDTPELGYAEALRLARVVVANPATELRPFDPEPESPAGIRLGFARAVLAELEIRKRRRGVLGYDDLLTRLAGALAAENSAARARMAQRWPIVMVDEFQDTDPVQWQVIERAFSGQSTLILIGDPKQAIYAFRGGDIDTYLRAAATAGDKQTLGTNWRSDSVLVERLQVVLGGAELGGPDIVVHDVQAHHQGHRLAGAPRNDPFRLRVVTRNRTGTRVIPIADLRNHIGKDLAADIGALLNSDATFCDRPLQAGDIAVIVETHKDARACHTALLDAGIPAVYTGDSDVFNSEAAEDWLYLLEAFDQPYRPGLVRAAAATVFFGETAETLAAGGDALTDRIADTLRTWAGHARERGVAAIFEAAQLAGMGKRVLSWQGGERLMTDLAHMTQLLGDTAHREGFGLAALRDWLRTQRSEGGGASERNRRLDSDAAAVQIMTVWVSKGLQFPIVYLPFAFNRYVPEPDLVLFHDEGVRCLQIGGPDPAVTRAGRAEAAADDSRLTYVAVTRAQSQVVAWWAPSNDEPNGGLSRLLRGRAPGQAAVPDRCAPARVSDDDALARLRAWEAAGGPVLEESVIGAVEPMPGPVLPDGLAARHFHRSIDTAWRRTSYSGLLRAAEDGENSGVSSEPEVVELDDESADIPVLAPAQGADVPSPMAALPTGAAFGSLVHAVLETADPLAVDLTAELQAEVRRHAARWPVEVETDELAAALLPMHDTPLGPLAPGLTLRQIGLADRLCELDFEFPMAGGDLRGGEFARLSDVGTLLAEHLPADDPLAVYAERLSSGLLGRQPLRGYLSGSVDVVLRIGQRFVIVDYKTNWLGTGDATLTAADYGRARMVEAMLHSDYPLQALLYSVVLHRFLTWRLPGYDPVTHLGGVMYLFVRGMCGAQTPVVDGHPAGVFSWEPPAALVIAMSELLDKGAR